The following are from one region of the Patescibacteria group bacterium genome:
- the radA gene encoding DNA repair protein RadA, giving the protein MNVKEKKIFSCNHCDSQYPKWQGRCTECGQWGTLEEGRYVATVSDKPSAPLAQTISFSDIKGGEILRFKTGFGEFDRVLGEGLVSGSVILLGGDPGIGKSTLALQVTAKISQTESVIYVSGEESAEQVKQRMDRLKITANDLHFISETDAEMVCATLSERKPQVAVIDSIQTLTSSQIKSQSGSPQQIKAVTAQLMEVAKNSKIAIVIIGHVTKQGAVAGPRTLEHLVDSVIYLEGDRYQSLRILRAIKNRFGSTSEIGIFEMKDHGLAEVLNPSALLLKDRAKQISGSVITCIMEGSRPFLVEVQALVTKAGFGYPQRKTSGFDQKRLQLLLAVLTKRMGIRIEDQDIHINVVGGVKIKEPSADLAVCLAIISALKNIPLPNTLSVMGEVGLGGEVRPVINIDKRLEESAKLGFKNIIIPSNTKNHKDAVCYPVKSINEASEIAFTI; this is encoded by the coding sequence ATGAATGTGAAAGAGAAAAAAATATTTTCCTGCAATCATTGTGATTCACAATATCCGAAATGGCAGGGCCGTTGCACGGAATGCGGACAGTGGGGAACACTTGAGGAGGGGAGATATGTCGCCACAGTGAGTGACAAGCCGTCCGCTCCTTTGGCGCAGACAATTTCTTTTAGTGACATTAAAGGGGGCGAAATATTAAGATTCAAAACTGGTTTCGGTGAATTTGACCGGGTATTAGGCGAAGGGTTGGTATCTGGGTCAGTAATCCTACTTGGTGGCGACCCTGGAATCGGCAAATCAACTCTTGCACTGCAGGTAACGGCAAAAATAAGCCAAACTGAATCAGTTATCTACGTGTCCGGCGAAGAGTCAGCAGAGCAGGTAAAACAGCGCATGGACCGGTTAAAGATAACGGCAAATGATCTGCACTTTATCTCAGAGACTGATGCGGAAATGGTATGCGCAACATTGTCCGAAAGAAAACCGCAGGTGGCGGTTATTGATTCAATCCAGACGCTCACTTCAAGTCAAATAAAATCCCAATCCGGCAGTCCGCAACAGATTAAAGCGGTAACAGCACAGCTTATGGAAGTGGCAAAAAACAGTAAAATCGCCATTGTTATAATTGGACATGTTACCAAACAGGGCGCGGTGGCCGGACCACGTACACTGGAACATTTGGTGGACAGTGTGATTTATTTAGAGGGTGACCGGTATCAGTCTTTAAGAATATTAAGGGCAATTAAAAATCGCTTTGGTTCAACATCCGAAATTGGAATTTTTGAAATGAAAGATCACGGGTTGGCAGAGGTACTTAATCCTTCTGCACTGCTCCTGAAAGATCGTGCAAAACAGATATCGGGTTCGGTGATTACCTGCATTATGGAAGGCAGTCGCCCTTTTTTGGTGGAAGTACAAGCGCTGGTTACCAAGGCCGGTTTCGGTTATCCGCAGAGAAAAACTTCAGGGTTTGACCAGAAAAGACTTCAATTGTTATTGGCTGTTCTGACCAAGCGTATGGGTATAAGAATAGAGGATCAGGATATTCATATCAATGTTGTCGGAGGAGTGAAGATTAAAGAACCGTCCGCTGATTTGGCCGTGTGTCTTGCTATAATTTCCGCGCTCAAGAATATTCCATTACCCAACACATTATCAGTGATGGGGGAAGTGGGCCTGGGCGGAGAAGTGCGCCCGGTAATTAATATTGACAAGCGTCTGGAAGAGTCCGCGAAACTAGGATTTAAAAATATAATAATTCCGAGTAATACAAAAAACCATAAAGACGCTGTTTGCTATCCGGTAAAAAGCATCAATGAGGCTTCAGAGATTGCTTTTACGATTTAA
- a CDS encoding pilin yields MKKLIVIALFVSLSIILIPQITLAKIDLNIPIGDKTSVDDLGDYIRIFYEFFVTSAGILAAAMMVIGGYKWITAAGNPSIISGAKEQIMSAIFGLVLALTSFFILNTLNPSITALTPLTIPVVQELRDSTLASRLCDFDAEIDETAHEPIRCESSKVINAAEGEKCAGLWSSDPDNICVIETITGPNSLVKTTEKSEITMQNHTYTSQTTFDVKNDEWFISNQECGDVYWGITGVTGGAYMVGSHCGWVNFTDGAPQWAHCVMDGKFGNFSSDASKCSWILLDILHDNGSYIPADEARKGCGRVTNMRCAGD; encoded by the coding sequence ATGAAAAAACTAATTGTCATAGCATTGTTCGTCTCATTGAGTATAATTTTAATACCACAAATTACACTTGCTAAGATTGACTTGAATATTCCGATTGGTGATAAGACATCAGTGGATGATCTCGGGGACTATATCCGGATATTCTATGAGTTTTTTGTAACATCCGCCGGTATTTTGGCGGCAGCGATGATGGTAATCGGCGGTTATAAATGGATCACAGCGGCCGGCAATCCTTCCATCATCAGCGGTGCCAAAGAGCAGATTATGAGCGCTATTTTCGGGCTGGTACTGGCGCTCACTTCATTTTTTATTTTGAATACGTTAAATCCAAGCATCACCGCGCTGACACCGCTCACCATCCCGGTTGTTCAGGAACTCAGAGATAGTACATTAGCCAGTAGACTCTGTGATTTTGATGCGGAGATTGATGAAACCGCTCATGAGCCTATTAGATGTGAATCGTCAAAAGTTATCAATGCCGCAGAAGGGGAAAAATGTGCCGGATTGTGGAGTAGTGATCCGGACAATATTTGCGTAATTGAGACTATTACTGGTCCTAATTCATTGGTTAAAACAACTGAAAAAAGTGAGATAACGATGCAGAATCATACCTATACAAGTCAAACAACATTTGATGTAAAGAATGACGAATGGTTCATTAGTAATCAAGAATGCGGTGACGTTTATTGGGGTATAACTGGAGTAACAGGCGGTGCGTATATGGTGGGTTCACATTGTGGTTGGGTCAATTTTACTGATGGTGCTCCTCAATGGGCACATTGCGTGATGGATGGTAAATTCGGTAACTTTTCAAGTGATGCATCAAAATGTAGTTGGATTTTATTGGACATTTTGCATGATAATGGGTCATATATTCCTGCAGATGAGGCACGTAAAGGTTGTGGAAGAGTTACAAATATGCGTTGCGCAGGAGATTAA
- a CDS encoding thioredoxin domain-containing protein — MAIEKRGKNTSSNLKVKSKVSVRSTKLLVGISILSLMGFVLIFLFGLSIFRDSASKSSESKSNFSFVKRGVVANDTFVPVNSSVPEALDTDPTIGKKDAKLTIFEYGDFGCAHCASMNTTMKKIVAEYPDTVQLVWKDYPTASSVDAAMAGRCAQIQDKFWEMHDLLFENSFFLNKGRFSDLAQDLGLDVEKFDTCVDSGTTALLVQESIDQAAGFEIDGTPYYFINDQEISGTIGYDDLKNIIESELVK; from the coding sequence ATGGCTATAGAAAAACGGGGAAAAAATACATCATCCAATTTGAAAGTAAAAAGTAAAGTATCAGTACGTTCCACAAAACTATTGGTTGGTATCAGTATTTTAAGTCTTATGGGATTCGTGCTGATTTTCCTGTTTGGTTTGTCAATTTTCCGCGATTCCGCATCCAAAAGCTCGGAATCAAAAAGTAATTTTTCTTTTGTGAAAAGAGGGGTTGTTGCCAATGATACATTTGTCCCTGTTAATTCATCAGTACCGGAAGCGTTAGATACTGACCCAACTATTGGAAAAAAAGATGCGAAATTGACAATATTTGAATATGGAGATTTCGGGTGTGCACACTGCGCGTCAATGAATACCACAATGAAAAAGATTGTAGCGGAGTATCCTGATACTGTTCAGCTGGTATGGAAGGATTATCCAACCGCTTCCAGCGTTGATGCGGCAATGGCCGGCCGTTGCGCGCAAATACAGGATAAGTTTTGGGAAATGCATGATCTGCTTTTCGAGAATAGCTTTTTCTTAAACAAGGGACGGTTTTCCGATTTAGCACAGGATTTGGGTCTCGATGTGGAAAAATTCGATACCTGTGTTGATTCCGGCACTACCGCGCTTTTGGTTCAGGAGAGTATTGACCAGGCAGCGGGATTTGAAATCGATGGAACACCTTACTATTTTATTAATGACCAGGAAATCAGCGGAACGATAGGTTATGATGATTTGAAAAATATTATTGAATCAGAGCTGGTAAAATAG